The Xanthomonas rydalmerensis genomic interval CCCATCGTCTACGACGTGGACCGCACCCGCGACGGCGGCAGCTTCTCGGTGCGCCGGGTCACCGCGATCCAGCACGGCAAGGTGATCTTCTTCTGCGCGGCCTCGTTCCAGGAACAGGAGGACGGCGCCACGCACCAGTTGAAGATGCCGGAAGTGCCGCAGCCGGAAGACATCGAACCGACCCCGGCGGCACGCCCGGAAGTGCTGGCGACGCTGCCGACCAAGGTGCAGCGCTGGCTCTCGCGCGGCGGCCCGTTCGAGTTCCGCCACGTGTATCCGCGCGACGAACTGAATCCGCCCAAGCGTCCGCCGTTCCAGCAGATGTGGCTGCGCCTGAGCGAGCCGGTCGGCGATGCGCCGGAGCTGCACCAGGCGCTGCTCGCCTACGCCTCCGACTTCCACCTGCTCGGCACCGCCACGTTCCCGCACGGCATCAGCTACTACACGCCGAACGTGCAGATGGCCTCGCTCGACCACGCGCTGTGGTTCCACCGCCCGTTCCGCGCCGACGACTGGCTGCTGTATTCGCTGGACAGCCCCAGCGCGCAGGGTGCGCGCGGCCTGGCGCGCGGGCAGTTCTTCACCCGCGACGGCATCCTGGTGGCCAGCACCGCGCAGGAAGGCCTGATCCGCGTGGTCCCCGACGCCGACGCCGCGGCGCAAGTGCCGGCAAAGCGCTGAGGACACGAACATGCGTCAGATCTTCAGCAGCCAACGCGTGGAAACCGCAGAAGGCGTCGCCGCCCTGCTGCGCGATGCCGGCATCGACGTGCGCCTGAGCAACGGCCGCTCCTACCGGACTCGCCGCAGCGGCCAGTTCAGCTATCTGGATCCGGTGGCGGCGCAGGCCCAGCCCACGGTATGGGTGGTGCATGCCGACGACCAGCCGCGCGCACGCGAACTGCTGCGCGACGCCGGCCTGCTCGACAGTACCCGCCGCGACCCGGAACAGGGCCGTGCGCCCTATCTGAGCGAGTTCCGCTCGCAGGTGGACGCGGATACCGGCAAGCGCTGGGCCTGGCGTATCCGCATCGCCCTGCTGCTGGCGATCGGTGCAGTGGCCCTGATCACGGTGCTGCGCCATCGCGACAACCGCGCGCCGACCGCCGCGCCGGCGCAGGCCCCCGCGACGCAGCCGGCCACGCCCCCGGCACAGGACATCGGCAGCGACGAAGTACGCGTGCGCGTGCAGCCGGCGCCGCGCGGCAACTGAGCCTGGCGGAGCGAGCGGCCGCGCATGCGGTGGACATCGTCCGCAGCGATGACGTCCTGCCGACCATCGTCCTTGCGCGACGGTGCGGCACCAGGCGCGGCGACGGCAATCCGATCGGCACCGTGCCCATCGGTACCGCGATCGCAGCCTGCACGCGGTGCTCGCCGTAGCGGATGCCGGACATCGCAACCGGCCGCGACCATATCGACGAACGCCGCACGACCACGCACGTCCCGCGCTGTACCTGCCGCCGCACCGCCCAGCACACCACAGCAGGTTTCGTCCTCATAGAAAACAAAAACGCCCCTGCGCGAAAGGCGCAGGGGCGCTGTCGATCGGCGCCTTGGTGCAATGACGCCGCGGCCACGGCCGCGGCGGATGACTCAGTTGCTGTCCGGCGTCGGCATCGGCGCCGGCGCGTCGCCACCGCGCTGCCCACCCGGGCGATGCGCCCAGCGCTTGGCCTGCGCCGCGTCGAACTCGGCGCGGCTGAGCATGCCGTCCTTGTTGGTATCGGCCGCGGTGAACCAGGCATCGCGATGCTGCTTGGCGCGCAGCTCGAAGTCGGCCCGGTCGATGTAGCCGTCCTTGTTCACGTCCATCTTGTCGAAACGCGCGGCGAGCTTCGGATCGGCTTGCGCCTCGGCGCGGCTGATGCGGCCGTCCTTGTTGGTGTCCAGCTTGGCCATCATCGCGCCGGGCACGCCGCGTCCACCCGGGCCGCCATGGCGGCCGTGCCGCGGCCACTCGTCGCGGCTGAGCTTGCCGTCGTGGTTCTTGTCCATCGCGTCGAAATGTTCGGCCAGGCGCGGATCGGCGGCGGCCTCGCTGCGGTCGATGACGCCGTCGCCGTTCTTGTCGAGCGCGGCGATGCCGCCGGCATCGGCGGGCGCAGCAGGATCGGCCGGCGGCGGCGGAACGGCGTAGGCGGCACCGGACAGGACGGCCAGCACGGCCAGGGCGAGCAGCGGGTTGCGAGACTTCATGGGTCACTCCCTGAGGATGATGAGGCACCTGCCGGGGCGGCAGGCGTCCGGCGCCGCAAGCGGCCCGCAGCACGGGCCGGCACCGCGGTGCCTTCCCTGCTGACAACGCCCCGTCGCCGCCGCGGTTGACCCGCCGCCGGGCGTATTCATGGACGGGACAGTCGCGGCCCCTGCGATGGCGAAGCGCTATGCTCGACGCATGGCCATCCATTCCGACGCCAGCGACGACCTGCGGCTGTTCCAGACCGGCCAGCACGCGTGCGGTTACTGGCCCGAGCGGCAGGCCCGCGACCTGGTGCTGGATCCGCACGATCCGCGTCTGGGCGCGCTGTATCCGCTGGCGTTGAGCTGGGGCTTCCGCCGCTCCGGCGATCTGGTCTATCGCCCACACTGCGATCACTGCCGCGCTTGCGTGGCGGTGCGCATCCCGATCCAGGACTTCGTGCCCGATCGCAGCCAGCGCCGCTGCCTGGCGCGCAATGCCGATGTCGAGGTGCGCATCGTCGCCGCCGAGCGCAGCGAGGAACAGCTGGCGCTGTATCAACGCTACCTGCGCCATCGCCATCCCGGCGGCGGCATGGACGATCACGGCGCGCACGAGTTCGACCAGTTCCTGATCGGCCACTGGTCGCATGGGCGCTTCCTGGAGCTGCGGCAGAAGATGCCCGATGGACGGCGCGGGCCGCTGCTGGCGGTGGCGGTCACCGACATCGCCGCGCAGGCGCTGTCGGCGGTCTACACCTTCTACGACCCGGACGCCGGCGCGCGCGGCCTGGGCACGCTGGCGATCCTGCAGCAGATCGCCTGGGCGCGACGCGAAGGCCTGGGCCATCTGTACCTGGGCTACTGGATCCGCGGCCACCAGAAGATGGACTACAAGCGCCGCTTCCGGCCGCTGCAGGCTTACGACGGTCGCCACTGGCGCGACTTCGACGACTACCTGCGCCAGCTCGGCGGCTGACCGGAGCGACTGGCATCGCGTTGCCGAACCGTGCCGCCGCGCGTCGTCGCGCCATCGTGCGGACATGCAGCGCATGCGAAACTTGGCGCATGACATCACGCCTCCTCCTGCTCGCCCTGATCCTGCTGTGCGGCGCCTGCGCGCACACCGCCCCCACTTCCACCCCGATGACCGACGCCGCCGCGCCTGCCGCCAAAACGCTGCGGTTGGCCACCTACAACACCTCGCTCAATGCCGACGAAGCCGGCGGGCTGATCGCCGCACTGCAGGGCGACAGCGCGCAGGCACGCAAGATCGCCGCGGTGCTGCAGCAGGTACGCCCGGACGTGGTGCTGCTCAACGAGTTCGACTACGACGACGCGCATCGCGCCGCCGACCTGTTCGAGCAGCGCTACCTGGCGGTGCCGCAGCCGCACGGCGGCGCGGCGCTGCGCTATCCCTACCGCTACCTGGCGCCGGTCAATACCGGCGTGCCCAGCGGCCTGGACCTGGACAACGACGGCCACGTCGGCGGCCAAGGGCGTGCGTTCGGCAACGATGCCTGGGGCTACGGCCTGCATCCCGGCCAGTACGGCATGCTGCTGCTGTCCCGATACCCGATCGACAGCAAGGCGGTGCGCAGCTTCCGCCTGCTGAAGTGGAGCGCGATGCCCGACGCGCTGCGCCCGGTCGATCCGGCCACCGGCCGCTTCTTCCATAGCGACGCGGTGTGGGCGCAGCTGCGGCTGTCGTCGAAGTCGCATTGGGACGTGCCGGTGCGCACCCCGCTGGGCGTGCTGCATGCGCTGGTGTCGCATCCGACCCCGCCGGTGTTCGACGGCGCCGAGAAGCGCAACGCCGCACGCAACCACGACGAACTGCGGCTGTGGCGCGAGTACCTGGACGATGCCGGCAGCGGCAAGGCGCGCTGGCTGTGCGACGACGCCGGCCGCTGCGGCGGACTGGCCGCCGACGCGCAGTTCGTGATGCTCGGCGACCTCAACAACGACGTAATCGACGGCGACGGCCGCCACGACGCGATCCGCGCCCTGGTGACGCATCCGCGCGTGCTGCAGTATCCCACCCCGCACAGCGCCGGCGGCGAAGAGACCACGCGCGCGTATGCGGCCACCGGCATCGCCCATCGCGGTCCGCCGCAGCAGGTCACCGGCGATTTCGGCCCCAAGGCCGGCACCATGCGCCTGGATTACGTGCTGCCGTCGCGCAACTTCCGCTACCTGGACAGCGGCGTGTTCTGGCCGGCATCCAATGATCCCTCCGCGGCCATCGCCGACGGCAGCGACCACCATCTGGTCTGGGTCGACGTCGCCGCAGGACCGTAAGCGCGGACGAAGAACACAGCGCAGGTCGCGACGCGGCCCGTGCAGCACACCACCGGCGGCTCCATGGGCCGCCGCGTTTTTCTGGCAGACCATTGCCCGCGTTGCGCGTGGATCGCCGGCCGCGCAGCACGCGACAGTCGTCGCAGCGGCCAGCACCGTTGTGGGAGGGGCTTCAGCCCGCCACGCGTGCCTCCACCACCTTCGGCAGCGACGCCTTTCCACGGCCAGCCCGCGTCGTTCGCCCGACTGCCGCGCCGAGCACCACCATCGGCCTTGATCCAGATCAAGGGCAACACCGCGCCGACGCGGTCCAATGCCTCCCGCACCCGGTCGGGATGCGCAAGCGGAAGGCGAGCATGCGAACGCAACAGTTGCAACAGGCGCTGGAGGGGCTCAACGGCGCCACCGCCGATATCGAGGCTTCGGCGCTGATCTCCCTGGACGGGCTGATGATCGCCTCGGCGATGCCGCAGGGCATGGACGAGGACCGCGTCGGCGCGATGTCCGCGGCGCTGCTCGCGCTGGGCGAGCGCAGCGCGCGCGAACTGGCGCGCGGCGCGCTGGAGCGGGTGCTGATCCAGGGCGAGTCGGGCTACGTGATCATGAGTGCGGCCGGCCGCGAGGCGGTGCTCACCGTGCTGGCCAAGCCCAGTGCCAGGCTGGGCCTGGTATTCCTGGACATCAAGCGCGCCGCACAGGCGCTGCAGCAGATCCTGTAGGGGGCCGCCATGCCGCTGCCGCCGATGCAAGCGCCGCACGAACCGCACCGCAGCGCCGAGCTGCGCTACCACGATGGCAGCCGCCGCACGGTGTACTGGAGCGAACACGAGGTGGCCTATCCGGACGGGCGCTTGATCGTCTCGCGCACCGACCTGGACGGCGTCATCACTCACGCCAACGATGCCTTCGTCGAACTCAGCGGCTGGCCGCGCGAGGTGCTGATCGGTGCGCCGCACTGCATCCTGCGCCACCCGGAGATGCCGCGTCGCGCGTTCCGCGCGTTGTGGGACACCGTGCTGGCCGGCGAGAAGTGGCACGGCTACGTCAAGAACCTGCGCCGCGACGGCGCCTGCTACTGGGTCTACGCCACCGCATTGCCGAACGTGCGCGACGGTCGCGTGGTCGGCTTCACTTCGGTACGGCGCAAGCCTTCGCGGCGGCGCATCGACGCACTGCAACCGCTGTACGCGCAATGGCTGCAGGACGAACGCGCGCAGGCGCCGGCATGAGCTGCACGTTCCTGGTCGCGCCGGACTTCGCCCCCGAATACTTCGGTGGCTGGTACCTGCTCAGCACGGTACTGCAACGCCGCGCCGGCATCGGCCTGCGCCTGCTGATGCCGGCCGATGCCGCCGAACAGCGGCAGTTGCTGGACGACAGCGTCGTCGACCTGGTGTACGCCAGCCCCTTCGACGCCAGCGCCTTGATCCGCGAACGCGGCTACCTGCCGCTGGCGCGGCCGCGCGGCCACGCCGACGAGGTGGTGATCGCGACCGCGGCCGAAGCGCCCGCGCGGTGCGTGGAAGACCTGCCCTACGGCTGCCGTATCGCGCTGACCGCCAACCAGGACGTGCGCCTGATCGGCCTGCGCCTGCTGGAACCGGCCGACCTGGAGCCGGAGCGCATCGCCTGGCGCCCGGCCAGCAGCTATGCCGCGGTGGCGCGACTGCTGCTGGAGGGCGAAGCCGATGCCGGCCTGTTCCTGGCCACCGCCTACCACGGCCTGTCGCGGCTGACCCGCGCGCGGCTGCGTCCGCTGGTGGAAAGCGCGCTGTGCGACATCGGCCACGTGCTGCTGGCGCATCCGCGCCTGGGCCAGCAACTACCGGTGCTGCGCGATGCCCTGCTTGCGCTGGGCGATGCCGCGCACCGCGACGACCAGGCGATGCTGGACGCGCTGGGCCTGGAGCGCGGCTTCGAGGCGATGGCTGCGGAGGACGCGGAATTCATGATCGACCTGATCGACACCTTGCTGGACTGAGGCGCCCATGCCCACGCCTTCCGCCCGCGATCCCGCACGCCTGGTGATGCGCACCCACGCCCGCGCCCTGCTGCGCGACCCGCGCGATGCCGCCGCGCACCTGGCGCGACTGCACGCCGCGCTGCAACTGCACGACAACGAACCGACCCAGGGCGTGCTCGCCGACCTGTTCGTCGCCCTGCCGCGGCACGACGTCGCCCTGCGCCAGCTGGCGCTGCAGATGGCCGCGGCGCATCTGGCGCCGCACGTGGCCGAGGCATTCCAGCGCCATAGCCAGGGCCACGCGCTGCTGCCGATCAACGCCCTGGCCACGCGCTGGAGCGTGCTGGCGCGGCCGTCCGCCGACGTGCCGGCGCGGGTGCGCCGGGCCAGCCCGGACCATTCGCGGCGGATGGTGCGCGAGGTGGTGGACGCGCTGTGCGATGGCGCACCGATCGCCGCGGCGCGCTGCGAACGCGAGTTCCTGGATTACTGCATCAGTTGCCAGGACAAGCTCGCCTTCATGCTCGCCACCCGCGAACTGCGCCGCCATGCGCTGGCCCTGGGCGACCGCTGGGACAGCACCGCGCGCTGGCTGCAGCAGCGCGAACCGCTGGGCGGCCGCAGCGTCGACGCCCTGTCCTTTTCCAGCGCGAGTGCGCCGCGATGACCACCCCCGAACCGACCAGCCTCGAACCGACCTGGCTGATGCCGACTCCGCACGGCGTGCTGCACGGCTTCGCCAGCGCCACGCCCGACCGCATGCAGCGCGCGCTGCAACTGCTGCTCGGCGCGCACGGCGCGCTGTCGCTGCAGGAATGGCGCCAGCGCGTGGGTGGCGACGCGCAGCGCCTGCTGCAGGACGCGCGCGAACAGCAATGGGTGCAGTTGCTGCGACGTGCGGTGCCCGGCCCGGAAATCCGCCTGGACGATTTCGCCCAGCACGTGATCGCCCCGCTATCGGCCGAACGCCGCGCGGTGCTGGCCTCCGACAGCGGCTTCTGCCTCGGTCATGTCGGGCTGGACCAGGAACAGGCCGAGACACTGAGCGCGGCCGCGGCCGACTTCGCAAG includes:
- the tesB gene encoding acyl-CoA thioesterase II, whose protein sequence is MSAKPAPVVSELIELLSLERLEDNLFRGQSRDIGTKYVFGGQVLGQALSAAQATVENARRVHSLHAYFLRAGDIEHPIVYDVDRTRDGGSFSVRRVTAIQHGKVIFFCAASFQEQEDGATHQLKMPEVPQPEDIEPTPAARPEVLATLPTKVQRWLSRGGPFEFRHVYPRDELNPPKRPPFQQMWLRLSEPVGDAPELHQALLAYASDFHLLGTATFPHGISYYTPNVQMASLDHALWFHRPFRADDWLLYSLDSPSAQGARGLARGQFFTRDGILVASTAQEGLIRVVPDADAAAQVPAKR
- a CDS encoding putative signal transducing protein, whose product is MRQIFSSQRVETAEGVAALLRDAGIDVRLSNGRSYRTRRSGQFSYLDPVAAQAQPTVWVVHADDQPRARELLRDAGLLDSTRRDPEQGRAPYLSEFRSQVDADTGKRWAWRIRIALLLAIGAVALITVLRHRDNRAPTAAPAQAPATQPATPPAQDIGSDEVRVRVQPAPRGN
- a CDS encoding EF-hand domain-containing protein, with the translated sequence MKSRNPLLALAVLAVLSGAAYAVPPPPADPAAPADAGGIAALDKNGDGVIDRSEAAADPRLAEHFDAMDKNHDGKLSRDEWPRHGRHGGPGGRGVPGAMMAKLDTNKDGRISRAEAQADPKLAARFDKMDVNKDGYIDRADFELRAKQHRDAWFTAADTNKDGMLSRAEFDAAQAKRWAHRPGGQRGGDAPAPMPTPDSN
- a CDS encoding arginyltransferase — translated: MAIHSDASDDLRLFQTGQHACGYWPERQARDLVLDPHDPRLGALYPLALSWGFRRSGDLVYRPHCDHCRACVAVRIPIQDFVPDRSQRRCLARNADVEVRIVAAERSEEQLALYQRYLRHRHPGGGMDDHGAHEFDQFLIGHWSHGRFLELRQKMPDGRRGPLLAVAVTDIAAQALSAVYTFYDPDAGARGLGTLAILQQIAWARREGLGHLYLGYWIRGHQKMDYKRRFRPLQAYDGRHWRDFDDYLRQLGG
- a CDS encoding endonuclease/exonuclease/phosphatase family protein → MTSRLLLLALILLCGACAHTAPTSTPMTDAAAPAAKTLRLATYNTSLNADEAGGLIAALQGDSAQARKIAAVLQQVRPDVVLLNEFDYDDAHRAADLFEQRYLAVPQPHGGAALRYPYRYLAPVNTGVPSGLDLDNDGHVGGQGRAFGNDAWGYGLHPGQYGMLLLSRYPIDSKAVRSFRLLKWSAMPDALRPVDPATGRFFHSDAVWAQLRLSSKSHWDVPVRTPLGVLHALVSHPTPPVFDGAEKRNAARNHDELRLWREYLDDAGSGKARWLCDDAGRCGGLAADAQFVMLGDLNNDVIDGDGRHDAIRALVTHPRVLQYPTPHSAGGEETTRAYAATGIAHRGPPQQVTGDFGPKAGTMRLDYVLPSRNFRYLDSGVFWPASNDPSAAIADGSDHHLVWVDVAAGP
- a CDS encoding roadblock/LC7 domain-containing protein, whose protein sequence is MRTQQLQQALEGLNGATADIEASALISLDGLMIASAMPQGMDEDRVGAMSAALLALGERSARELARGALERVLIQGESGYVIMSAAGREAVLTVLAKPSARLGLVFLDIKRAAQALQQIL
- a CDS encoding PAS domain-containing protein, with the protein product MPLPPMQAPHEPHRSAELRYHDGSRRTVYWSEHEVAYPDGRLIVSRTDLDGVITHANDAFVELSGWPREVLIGAPHCILRHPEMPRRAFRALWDTVLAGEKWHGYVKNLRRDGACYWVYATALPNVRDGRVVGFTSVRRKPSRRRIDALQPLYAQWLQDERAQAPA
- a CDS encoding PhnD/SsuA/transferrin family substrate-binding protein, with amino-acid sequence MSCTFLVAPDFAPEYFGGWYLLSTVLQRRAGIGLRLLMPADAAEQRQLLDDSVVDLVYASPFDASALIRERGYLPLARPRGHADEVVIATAAEAPARCVEDLPYGCRIALTANQDVRLIGLRLLEPADLEPERIAWRPASSYAAVARLLLEGEADAGLFLATAYHGLSRLTRARLRPLVESALCDIGHVLLAHPRLGQQLPVLRDALLALGDAAHRDDQAMLDALGLERGFEAMAAEDAEFMIDLIDTLLD